In Fusarium oxysporum f. sp. lycopersici 4287 chromosome 6, whole genome shotgun sequence, a single window of DNA contains:
- a CDS encoding hypothetical protein (At least one base has a quality score < 10): MHFPYILPFVALGLGVANAAVIDDSDMLDTRAPKCEAGINLIRLDLRHGKSFTGFGKPGDCKNLPKNVNDFDVNSRGTKSLVRCFECTVYEKSDCQPGDSITLEAIEHSRPWVKRSSTGGAGSASARTKRQR; this comes from the coding sequence ATGCACTTCCCTTATATTCTCCCCTTTGTCGCTTTGGGCCTTGGAGTAGCCAATGCCGCCGTCATTGACGATAGCGACATGCTCGATACCCGTGCACCTAAGTGTGAGGCAGGCATCAACCTGATCAGACTCGATCTCAGGCACGGTAAATCATTCACTGGGTTTGGCAAACCAGGCGACTGCAAAAACCTCCCAAAGAATGTCAATGACTTTGATGTCAATTCCCGAGGCACTAAATCGCTTGTACGGTGCTTTGAGTGCACGGTATACGAGAAATCCGATTGTCAGCCTGGCGACAGCATAACATTGGAGGCAATAGAGCATTCAAGGCCATGGGTAAAAAGAAGCAGCactggaggagctggaagTGCGAGTGCAAGGACTAAACGGCAAAGATGA